In one window of Micromonospora cathayae DNA:
- a CDS encoding helix-turn-helix transcriptional regulator — translation MDGGPGELMGPWEICQRLRVSRSRFQQIALRPSFPRPYQELKGMKVWLAADVEAWIAEHRQPRPPADDDEPR, via the coding sequence ATGGACGGCGGACCGGGCGAACTGATGGGTCCTTGGGAGATCTGCCAACGCCTGCGGGTCTCGCGTTCGAGATTCCAGCAGATCGCGCTGCGCCCCTCGTTCCCCCGGCCCTACCAGGAACTGAAAGGCATGAAGGTCTGGCTTGCCGCCGACGTGGAAGCCTGGATCGCCGAGCATCGACAGCCACGTCCGCCAGCCGACGACGACGAGCCCAGGTGA